Proteins encoded within one genomic window of Rhinolophus sinicus isolate RSC01 linkage group LG05, ASM3656204v1, whole genome shotgun sequence:
- the SLC35D3 gene encoding solute carrier family 35 member D3 yields MRQLCRGRLLGISVAIAHGVFSGSLNILLKFLISRYQFSFLTLVQCLTSSTAALSLELLRRLGLIAVPPFGLSLARSFAGVAVLSTLQSSLTLWSLRGLSLPMYVVFKRCLPLVTMLIGVLVLKNGAPSPGVLAAVLITTCGAALAGAGDLTGDPMGYVTGVLAVLVHAAYLVLIQKASADTEHGPLTAQYVIAVSATPLLVILSFASTDSIHAWAFPGWKDPTMVCIFLACILIGCAMNFTTLHCTYINSAVTTSFVGVVKSIATITVGMVAFSDVEPTSLFIAGVVVNTLGSIIYCVAKFLETRKQSNYEDLQTQPGGEEAQPSGDQLPFVMEEMQAEGGKGGSEGGKAAGGSTQHRGQEARGSPRRVPLVARSWPISDSREEASKRSLKDAYLEVWRLVRGTKYMKKEYLIENEELPSP; encoded by the exons ATGAGGCAGCTGTGCCGGGGCCGCCTGCTGGGCATCTCGGTGGCCATCGCGCACGGAGTCTTCTCGGGCTCTCTCAACATCCTGCTCAAGTTCCTCATCAGCCGCTACCAGTTCTCCTTCCTGACCCTGGTGCAGTGCCTGACCAGCTCCACCGCGGCgctgagcctggagctgctgcGGCGCCTCGGGCTCATCGCCGTGCCCCCCTTTGGCCTGAGCCTGGCGCGCTCTTTCGCGGGGGTAGCAGTGCTGTCCACGCTGCAGTCCAGCCTAACGCTCTGGTCCCTGCGCGGCCTCAGCCTGCCCATGTACGTGGTCTTCAAGCGCTGCCTGCCCCTGGTCACCATGCTCATCGGCGTCCTGGTGCTCAAGAACGGCGCGCCCTCGCCAGGGGTGCTTGCGGCCGTGCTCATCACCACCTGCGGCGCTGCTCTGGCAG GAGCCGGCGACCTGACCGGCGACCCCATGGGGTACGTAACGGGCGTGCTGGCTGTGCTGGTGCACGCCGCCTACCTGGTGCTCATCCAGAAGGCGAGCGCGGACACGGAACACGGCCCGCTCACCGCGCAGTATGTCATCGCGGTCTCGGCCACCCCGCTGCTGGTCATCCTCTCCTTCGCCAGCACGGACTCTATCCACGCCTGGGCCTTCCCTGGCTGGAAGGACCCGACCATGGTCTGCATCTTCTTGGCCTGCATCCTCATCGGCTGCGCCATGAACTTCACCACGTTGCATTGCACCTACATCAACTCGGCGGTGACCACCAGCTTCGTGGGCGTGGTGAAGAGCATCGCCACCATCACCGTGGGTATGGTGGCCTTCAGCGACGTGGAGCCCACCTCTCTATTTATTGCCGGCGTCGTGGTGAACACCCTGGGCTCCATCATTTACTGTGTGGCCAAATTCTTGGAGACCAGAAAGCAAAGCAACTACGAGGACCTGCAGACACAGCCAGGGGGAGAGGAGGCGCAGCCAAGTGGAGACCAGCTGCCGTTTGTCATGGAGGAGATGCAGGCGGAGGGTGGGAAAGGCGGGTCAGAAGGTGGGAAGGCAGCAGGTGGCTCCACTCAGCACAGAGGGCAAGAGGCGAGAGGCAGCCCCAGAAGAGTCCCGCTGGTGGCTAGGAGCTGGCCGATCTCAGACAGCCGTGAAGAAGCGAGCAAGAGGTCATTAAAGGATGCTTACCTCGAAGTGTGGAGGTTAGTTAGGGGAACCAAGTATATGAAGAAGGAGTATTTGATAGAAAATGAGGAGTTACCCAGTCCCTGA